The region GTAGCCTTAAATATTAATTATATGAAATTATATCTTTAGTATATTAAAATAAAAAAAGTGGTTTTAAAAATTTAGGGAGTTGTAGGGATACTATAATGAGTTTTACTCATTATAGTGTTTAAACTTTAGTTTATCTCTTTTGGAAAACAAAAACGGTAACCACGACGACGAACAGTCTCGATAGTTGTTATATTTAATGGTTTATCCATTTTTTGTCTGATTTGATTAATAGCAACTTCAATTACATTAGGAGTTACAAGTTCAGGCTCTTCCCAGATAGCATCTAAAAGTTGTTCTTTAGAAACAATTTGGTCACGGTGACGAGCAAGGTGAGTTAAAACTTCAAAAGGTTTACCTTTAAGTTCTATTTCTTGTTCTTTATAAGTGATTTTTTCTTCTTCAGGATTGATAGTTAAATCTTCTATTTCGATGATATTGCTTCCGCCAAAGCGAAGACGAGCTTCGATACGAGCTATAAGAACATCAAAGTCAAA is a window of uncultured Sulfurimonas sp. DNA encoding:
- the hsrA gene encoding homeostatic response regulator transcription factor HsrA, with the translated sequence MRILIIEDEVTLNKMLAEGLKEFGYQSDVVETLKDGEYYLDIRNYDLVLMDWMLPDGNSVDIIGDIKTNTPKTVVVVLSARDDNESEIEALRSGADDYIRKPFDFDVLIARIEARLRFGGSNIIEIEDLTINPEEEKITYKEQEIELKGKPFEVLTHLARHRDQIVSKEQLLDAIWEEPELVTPNVIEVAINQIRQKMDKPLNITTIETVRRRGYRFCFPKEIN